In the genome of Paenibacillus pabuli, the window TACCTCGTTAATAAATTGAAAAACAAAAAGAGGATGTTTCACGTGAAACATCCTCTTAACTCTTATTCTATATTCTTCTTTAAATCAACGAAGAATAACTCTTTTACCTTTTAGTACATGCGATATTGCACAAGAACTATACCAAAGGTGTTTTTAATGGTGTTCCTGGTTTACGTGGATATTTAAATGGGGTCTTATCAAACTTCTGAATCAGAATGATATGACGTGCCGATTCTTCAACGGGCAGTTGGAACGGATGAACTGCTTTTACCCGTCCTTTCAACTGGTTAAAGCTGAATTCAGCCTCCTTCATTTCTTCGCGCGGGTCTCCGCCCTTCATTGCAGCGAATAATCCACTTTTACGAACAAATGGCAGACAGAATTCGTTAAGCACCGCCAGTTTCGCAACTGCACGCGCAGTTACAAGGTCGTAGCTGTCCCGATATCCTTCTTTACGTCCAAGCTCCTCTGCACGCCCGTGAATCAACTCCACATCCGTTAAGCCGAGCGTGTCCACAACATGCTGAAGAAAGCCAATACGTTTATTCAGCGAATCAATGATGGTCAGCTTGATATGCGGGAAACAAATTTTAAGAGGTAGTCCTGGGAATCCAGCTCCTGAACCGATGTCTGCAAGTTTGTTTACTTTCGACATATCGGTATAAAACGCCAGCGACACCGAATCAT includes:
- the rsmG gene encoding 16S rRNA (guanine(527)-N(7))-methyltransferase RsmG translates to MDDIQQQLQRRLKKHGLELDERQLEQFELYFQELVAWNEKMNLTGITEREQVYTKHFYDSVSLAFYTDMSKVNKLADIGSGAGFPGLPLKICFPHIKLTIIDSLNKRIGFLQHVVDTLGLTDVELIHGRAEELGRKEGYRDSYDLVTARAVAKLAVLNEFCLPFVRKSGLFAAMKGGDPREEMKEAEFSFNQLKGRVKAVHPFQLPVEESARHIILIQKFDKTPFKYPRKPGTPLKTPLV